Proteins encoded within one genomic window of Rhinoderma darwinii isolate aRhiDar2 unplaced genomic scaffold, aRhiDar2.hap1 Scaffold_689, whole genome shotgun sequence:
- the LOC142728733 gene encoding histone H4 → MSGRGKGGKGLGKGGAKRHRKVLRDNIQGITKPAIRRLARRGGVKRISGLIYEETRGVLKVFLENVIRDAVTYTEHAKRKTVTAMDVVYALKRQGRTLYGFGG, encoded by the coding sequence ATGTCTGGTCGTGGTAAAGGAGGAAAAGGCCTCGGAAAGGGCGGTGCTAAGCGGCACAGgaaggtgctccgtgataacatccagggcatcaccaagcctgccatccgccgtctagctcgcaggggaggcgtcaaacgcatctccggtctcatctatgaagagactcgcggcgtcctgaaggttttcctggagaacgtcatccgtgacgccgtcacctacaccgagcacGCCAAGAGGAAGACTGTCACCGCTATGGACGTGGTGTACGCGCTCAAGCGCCAGGGCCGCACTCTCTATGGCTTCGGAGGTTAA
- the LOC142728735 gene encoding histone H4, producing MSGRGKGGKGLGKGGAKRHRKVLRDNIQGITKPAIRRLARRGGVKRISGLIYEETRGVLKVFLENVIRDAVTYTEHAKRKTVTAMDVVYALKRQGRTLYGFGG from the coding sequence ATGTCTGGTCGTGGTAAAGGAGGAAAAGGTCTCGGAAAGGGCGGTGCTAAGCGGCATAGgaaggtgctccgtgataacatccagggcatcaccaagcctgcaattcgccgtctagctcgcaggggaggcgtcaaacgcatctccggtctcatctatgaagagactcgcggcgtgctgaaggttttcctggagaacgtcatccgtgacgccgtcacctaTACCGAGCACGCTAAGAGGAAGACTGTCACCGCTATGGACGTGGTGTACGCGCTCAAACGCCAGGGCCGTACTCTCTACGGTTTCGGAGGTTAA
- the LOC142728726 gene encoding histone H3: MARTKQTARKSTGGKAPRKQLATKAARKSAPATGGVKKPHRYRPGTVALREIRRYQKSTELLIRKLPFQRLVREIAQDFKTDLRFQSSAVMALQEASEAYLVGLFEDTNLCAIHAKRVTIMPKDIQLARRIRGERA, translated from the coding sequence ATGGCCAGAACAAAGCAGACTGCGCGTAAATCCACCGGCGGGAAAGCGCCCCGCAAGCAGCTGGCTACTAAAGCTGCACGGAAGAGCGCTCCCGCTACCGGCGGAGTGAAGAAGCCTCATCGTTACCGCCCGGGCACAGTCGCTCTCCGTGAAATCCGCCGCTACCAGAAGTCCACCGAGCTTCTTATCCGTAAGCTGCCCTTCCAGCGCCTGGTGCGAGAGATCGCTCAGGACTTCAAGACCGATCTGCGCTTCCAGAGCTCAGCAGTCATGGCTCTGCAGGAGGCCAGCGAGGCTTATCTAGTCGGGCTGTTTGAGGATACCAACCTGTGCGCCATCCACGCCAAGAGGGTCACCATCATGCCCAAAGACATTCAACTGGCCCGCAGGATCCGGGGGGAGAGGGCTTAG